From one Branchiostoma floridae strain S238N-H82 chromosome 3, Bfl_VNyyK, whole genome shotgun sequence genomic stretch:
- the LOC118412481 gene encoding uncharacterized protein LOC118412481: MVQLYYYENLGAECRKLLAKTDYPVKVVLFPYEGWAASALRVTWTLKLHKWSRSRCKVVEKCGSRMAQSTVAKVTEFAKGYMSIRGRFKGVKDPDFELCLTSHVSNADFHDGYLLTGTLERGDRGEGRMELTHFAMVRRDPY, encoded by the coding sequence ATGGTGCAACTGTACTACTATGAGAACCTCGGGGCGGAGTGTCGCAAGCTTCTGGCCAAGACGGACTACCCGGTGAAGGTTGTCCTGTTCCCGTACGAGGGTTGGGCGGCCTCCGCTCTGCGCGTTACCTGGACCCTGAAGTTACACAAGTGGAGCCGGTCCCGCTGCAAGGTGGTGGAGAAGTGCGGCAGTCGGATGGCGCAGTCTACGGTGGCGAAGGTGACGGAGTTCGCCAAGGGGTACATGTCTATCCGAGGGAGATTCAAAGGCGTCAAAGACCCCGACTTTGAACTGTGTTTGACGTCGCATGTTTCTAATGCGGACTTCCACGACGGGTACCTGCTGACCGGGACGCTAGAGCGGGGCGACCGCGGGGAGGGGAGGATGGAGCTCACCCACTTCGCCATGGTGCGGAGAGACCCGTACTGA